DNA sequence from the Entomomonas asaccharolytica genome:
TAGTGTGACTTAAGCAATTTAGAAAGGGAATGGTGCTGTTACCATTCCCTTTTTTTTAACGACGCGACTTGTTAATACGCTTTATTATCTTATTTTTGGTTAAATCCTTGGGTAAAGAATATTATCGCTGACAACGAGTAATTCTGTTTCCTTTCTTTTTTCTGTTGCTGTATAGCCTAAACAATAGTTATAGCGTTTATTAAGTTCGTATAAATCTTTTAGATCTTGTTTATTATCTAAGGTTATAGTTAATTACAGTAAAAAACCAAGTTTAAACACTTGGTTTTTTATTGCCAAATTAGTTAATTTTATTTATTAAACTGAATATAAACACTCGCTTGCTCACCATCGTCACTGCCCATACTATCCCCTAACCAGTTCGAAGAAAGTATTTGAGTTTCTGCATTCCATGTGAAAGGTTGCTTGCTATAAGGATTTTGCGCTTTTGCTGCTAACTTCACTAAAAAGTCTGGCACTTGTTGTTTACCAATCCCTGCTTGTTTGATAGAGAGTTTTGCATTGACTAATGTTAAGTATGTATTAAGATTATAAAAACGCTCTATATAATTCTTAAAGTTTGGTGTAGCTATTTCTACTAATGCTCTGCCAACAAAATTATCAGTACCGTATTTTTGATAAATTTCTTTACCTGTTAAAGCAATATATTCAGGTTGGTCTTTTAAATAAGTTAAATAATTTTCAGAGGCTTTAGGCAACGTTAACATTGCCATCTCAATATTTGGTTTAACTTTAGAATAATACATATTTAGCGTTGCATTTCTATCATAATTTAAAGCAAGATTGGCTACGCCTGTTTCTTTATCTAACCCTTGTTCAACTAATTCATTTGCTAAATATGCCGAACTAGATGCAGCTAGATGGAATAGTGTTAGGTTTCTCTCATTAGCAAAAGTATTAGCCAAACATTGCTGCTCTTGAGTTGAAAGTGGTTGTAACAAGGCTAATAATTTAGGATTATTTAATTGATTGGCTAACTGGGGCGAGTCTAATAACTCACTAATCACATGATAAGTTATCAATAGTTGTCTATTGGCTATCATTTGATCTATTAATGCACTTTGTCCCGCTAATATTCGTTTAGCAAAAGTTACCTCCTGCTGTAAAATATCTAGCCCCGCATCTACTTCTCCCCTATTAATCATAAACAAAGCTTGACTTAACCGCAGTCTGGATAGATTTAAAGTGACTGAAAAAGGAGGAATATAGCTAGCTGCCGTTAATGGCGGTGAATGATATACAGGCAGTTTTATTACCTCATTATAACGTGATAACAAAACCTTATTGGTTGTTAATAGGGGTTCCAGTGCACTTTGTTTATTGAGTAGCTGCGTAGTACAGTGATGATTATTTAACTGGTTACAGGGAAACTTATAAGCCTTACCATCGACTGTCATATCTGCTGTTAATGCTGGCTTATCTTGAAAATAATCTTGTGGATTAAAGCCTTTCTCTAGTAAATTATGATCTTGTTTGGCTATTGCTTCTCGTATTTGTTTATTACTTGCAAGAACAACCTTTTTACCTATTTCTTTATAGTCTAGTCCTTCAGGTGCATCTATGGCTAATAAAGAGATATAAGCATTTTGTTGGATATTTTGTTCATCAAACTTTAATTGTAATATTTCTTTTACTTCTGGTAGAAGCTCCGTTTGCGTCTCTGCCATTGTAACGGTAGCTGTTGTAGCTATTATGCTTACCATTAATAAATGCTTGATTGTCATGTTTTCCTTTTCCTATTTAACCAATAATTAACAAAATACAGTGTAAATATACTATTAAAAAATTAATACAAGCTTAATAAACTATGTATTTAGCCATGTATGATAATCATTTGCTAGTTGTTGTAATGCGTTTATAAACCTACCTACATGGAATCCATCACACACTGCATGGTGTACTTGGATGGCTATGGGCATTAATGTTTTATTATCTTGTTCTATAAATTTGCCTAAGGTGAATATGGGTGGCAAATAGCTGCCATCAGTGAATGCATTAATATTAAAACCAGTAAAACTGGTCCAAGGTAAACTGGAAACAGTAAATGAATTAGCTGGCTGATTAGGCTTTGGCATTAAACTAGTGGCTTGGTTGTATTGCGCTATATCCTGAATGCAATGCTCATAAAATTCGTGAAAGGATTGTTTGTATTCAGTCCATATACTGGAGAATGTTTCACTGCTTTTATTAAAAATTGTATAGCTTGGATTGAGTTGATCCCAATAACCTAATGCACCATCACTATTATAGTTCATACGAAATTCTTGATACTGGTTTACTAGCGTAGCAAGCATATATATTTGGGCTGGATAGATTTTTCTATTGGTTTGTTTTAGAAAAGTTTTCAGCCTCGTAATATCTATATTGGTGGTTAAACTATAACTACAACGAAGCTGATTCATATAGTGCAGGTAGTACTCTTTACGAGGCCAATTTTCTATATCGATTAAATTAAAATTCATTGTTATTTGCTCGCTGTTTTATTATTTGCTTATTTATAAAGATCTTAAATTTCGATGGTAGTTTCTATTTTAGTACGTAATTAAATTTTATCTTATTCTAAAACAGAATCTTTAATAGGCTAAATTTTTAGTTATTATCTTATTGAAGCAGCACAATGGCAAATGGCACAATGTTTTATAAGTAATTAATAAAGCAAAAAAGCTTGACCATGTGCATTAGGTCAAGCTTTTATAAAGTACAGTATTCGTTTATTTAATTAGAACTGTATTTTAGAACTTACATCTACTAAACTTCTGCGAGCTAAAGCTAGGTTTGATTTAGCTCTATCTAATACGATGTATAAGAAAATATCAGGTTTATTTTCTAATGGGCGAATAATATGATATTGCTTACCTAAGGTAATTAGAATATCTTCGATAAAGTCGTTAAGTTGTAATGATTTCATGGTCTTAAGTTTTGCACGAACCACTTCAGTATTACCTGCACAGGCTAGTTCAATATCAACACCTGAACCTGCATTTCCTAGCATCATACCACTTGCAGAGTCTACCAATGCTGCGCACATTGCACCATCAATACTTAATAAGCCATCTAAAGACTCTTGAATGTTAGACATTTGTTTCTCCTATTAAAAAATTAAAAAAATCACACTCCGCTTTTAACCAAATGTTTTGTTAAAAGCATCCACTACACTTCTAGCATGATAGAGTAGCTGGCCTAAAACAGTATCTTTGGAGGCTACGATATTAAGAATCATTGGAAATTTATCATAGGCAACATCCATGATTACAATATAACCACCATCACTCTCAATAATGAGACTCTGATACTGTGTCCCTAAATTAGACTCGGAAACTGACATATTACTAATGGCTGATAATGAACTTGCCATGGCAGCTAATTTTGATGAATCCACTTCACCAACAGACTCCACAGCAACTTCAAAGCCATCTTCAGTTGTTAAAATAGCACTTTCAATACCACAATCTGTTTGTATTAATTGGCTTAAAATTTTAGCTGAAATCACTTGCGCCACTTTTGGAATAACGACTTGTTGATTTTCACTCATTTACTATTACTCATAAATTAATTATTAGTTGGCTTTATCCATTACACATAGAGTTGGGTAAACAATAAGTCCAACACCATAAGTACATCTTCTTTTACACGTATATCAACAGCCACGACAGGGCAAACTAGCCCTCTCTGCGCTATAAAAGAAGCAAATTCATTAACACGAGCTGTATCGCTTTTATCAATTTTTGTAAGACAAATGACACAGCTTTTTTCACTGATTAACTGGTTAAAATTTTCTAAATAAATACATAAATCACTAAATGGATCTGGTCGGGTGTTATCAACAAGGATGATAAGTCCTAAAGCACCTTTGGCTAGGACTTTCCACATAAAAGAAAATCTTTCTTGCCCAGGTGTTCCATATACCCTTAACCGCTCACCTTCGGCGATAGTTACCTGACCATAATCAAAGGCTACGGTTGTCTTTTCTTTGTCAACCGATGCATCTGTATTGGTCACATCTGTAGTAACAGGTTTAATCTCGCTAACAGCAGCAATGGCTGTTGTTTTACCAGCGCCTACGGTACCTGTAATAAGTATCTTATGTTCGATCATAATTATTTCAATAATCCTAAACTAGCTCGAATTCTGTCTAAAAGTCCTCTTTTAGGCACATGGCTAGTTTTTGGTTGTTCAACTGGTTGAATTGCATCTTCGGCAAGATAGGCAGCTGCACCGCTATCAATCACTTGCTTAATAAAGGAATTACAAATATCTTGAGGCTTTCTAGAAATATCAGCTAACTCTTGTAGCGTCATGGCGCGCTTACTTAAGATAGCTGATAAAGTAGGATAAACGTTGTTGACTGCAATTATTTCAGCTTTCGGCCATTGTAGCAATACCACTCTTTTAGCGGGGATTTGCTGAGCTTTTTGTTCACCATTATCTAGTCTTTTTAAGGCTTTTTCAGCTTGGCTGATTTTTTCTATTAGCTCGGTTGCTTTTATTGGGCTAGCAATATAGAAAATCTTACAGTTGTTTTTTTGAATATCGATATTGAATGATAGCGCCACTTCAATATGTTGAGGTATAGCGGCCACCTGTTCATCAGTGGCTTCTTTACCAATAACTACTATATCGTATTGTGCGTCATCTTGTGTCCATGATGCATTACCTCTTGTGTTATACATAACAAGAATAGAATGCAAAAAGATTCGCTCTCGACTTGTCAAAGATAATGTAGAATAACGTACCATTTCTATTTCCGTGCTTAAAAAGCCATCCTAATAACTAGCATTAATTACAAAATTTCACACTATCCTTAGTAAATGGTGATACTCCTATTGTTACTAGTTAATTAGGCAATTCTTAAGCCCGCTACGAAACAATACCTTACTACATCACTTTCCATATATTGTATAAACTACAATCTGATTGATAGCTTTTTGCATAACTACAAGTCTGTTGTAAAAATACAACAGAACCTATTAATACAGATTTGTTTATGTTTTTATGACTTAAGTCATAATTATTTAGCTAATAGTATGATAAGCATTTTAATACAAAATGTAAACATTCTTTAATATAAGATATTTATTAGTTATTTTTCATCATCTTGTATTTTAAGCTTGGCTAATAAAGTTTCAATAGTGGTAAAACGTTCTTCTGCTTTCTCCATAGGTATCTGGAATTTAAAAGTAGTGCCTCCCTCAAATTTATAACGATTAGGTTGGCTTTGAATGAGTTTGATCAATGTTAATGGATCAACACTGGTATTGGCTGAAAATTCTACTTTACCGCCTTGTGGACCCGCATCTATTTTGGTGATACCCAGTTGTTCAGCTTCTATTTTTAAGCGTGTTTGACGAATAAGATTTTTCAATGGCTCTGGCAATAGGCCAAAACGATCAATCATTTCTACCTGTAATTCTTTTAGTTCATCTTCAGTCGCTGCTGAGGCAATACGTTTATACAGAATTAGACGGTTATGCACATCGGGCAAGTAATCTTCTGGAATTAGTGCCGCTAACCTTAGGTTAATATCAATACCTGTGCCTAGTGGTTGTTCTAAGCTAGGCTCTTGTCCTTTTTGAATTGCCTTTACAGCACGTTCCAGCATATCCATATAGAGCGAGAAACCCACCGCTTGTATTTGACCACTTTGCCCTTCACCTAGTAGCTCACCTGCACCCCGTATTTCCATATCATGGGTAGCTAATACAAAACCTGCTCCCAAATCTTGCGCATTAGCAATGGCTTCTAAGCGTTTTTGTGCATCATCAGTCATGCTCTTTTTAGGCGGTGTTAGCAGATACGCATAGGCTTGGTGATGACTGCGCCCTACTCGGCCACGCAACTGATGCAGTTGTGCCAAACCAAATTTATCAGCGCGCTCAATAACAATGGTATTGGCAGTAGGAACGTCAATACCTGTTTCAATAATGGTAGAAGCGACCAGTACATTAAAACGCTTGTGGTAGAAGTCGGCCATTACTTGTTCTAGTTCACGCTCGCGCATTTGTCCATGCCCTATCCCTATTCTTGCTTCAGGCACCAGTTCAGCTAAATCAGCCGCACATTTTTCAATGGTTTTTACATCGTTATGTAGATAGTAAACTTGTCCACCACGTAAAAGCTCACGCAGTAAGGCTTCTTTAATCACTGCATTTTGCTGTTCCATCACAAAAGTACGAACCGATAAACGACGGGCAGGCGGTGTGGCAATAATAGATAGATCACGCATACCTGACATAGCCATATTTAGGGTACGAGGGATAGGTGTTGCAGTCATGGTCAGAACATCCACTTCACTACGCAATGCTTTTAGGCGTTCTTTTTGACGTACACCAAAGCGGTGTTCTT
Encoded proteins:
- a CDS encoding GTP-binding protein; this translates as MIEHKILITGTVGAGKTTAIAAVSEIKPVTTDVTNTDASVDKEKTTVAFDYGQVTIAEGERLRVYGTPGQERFSFMWKVLAKGALGLIILVDNTRPDPFSDLCIYLENFNQLISEKSCVICLTKIDKSDTARVNEFASFIAQRGLVCPVVAVDIRVKEDVLMVLDLLFTQLYV
- a CDS encoding roadblock/LC7 domain-containing protein, whose protein sequence is MSENQQVVIPKVAQVISAKILSQLIQTDCGIESAILTTEDGFEVAVESVGEVDSSKLAAMASSLSAISNMSVSESNLGTQYQSLIIESDGGYIVIMDVAYDKFPMILNIVASKDTVLGQLLYHARSVVDAFNKTFG
- the catA gene encoding type A chloramphenicol O-acetyltransferase, whose translation is MNFNLIDIENWPRKEYYLHYMNQLRCSYSLTTNIDITRLKTFLKQTNRKIYPAQIYMLATLVNQYQEFRMNYNSDGALGYWDQLNPSYTIFNKSSETFSSIWTEYKQSFHEFYEHCIQDIAQYNQATSLMPKPNQPANSFTVSSLPWTSFTGFNINAFTDGSYLPPIFTLGKFIEQDNKTLMPIAIQVHHAVCDGFHVGRFINALQQLANDYHTWLNT